In Elephas maximus indicus isolate mEleMax1 chromosome 7, mEleMax1 primary haplotype, whole genome shotgun sequence, the following proteins share a genomic window:
- the LOC126079343 gene encoding olfactory receptor 8J2-like: MAPGNLTWVTEFILMGITDLPELQVPLFFVFLVIYGLTVVGNLGTIILTSVDSRLQTPMYFFLRHLAITNLGNSTTIAPKMLLNFLVKKKTISYYCCAAQLGGFLVFVVAEIFILAAMAYDRYVAICNPLLYMVVVSRQICLLLVSLTYLFSLSTALTVSSFVFSVSYCSSNVINHFYCDNVPLLALSCSDTYIPETAVFIFSGINLFFSLIIVLISYFNIVLTILRIQSSEGRQKAFSTCASHMMAVTVFYGTLLFMYLQLRTNHSLDTDKMASVFYTLVIPMVNPLIYSLRNKEVKDALKRFLNNPCKSLKLM; the protein is encoded by the coding sequence ATGGCTCCAGGGAATCTCACATGGGTGACTGAGTTCATTCTCATGGGAATCACAGACCTTCCTGAGCTCCAGGTCccccttttctttgtcttcctggTGATCTATGGGCTGACTGTGGTAGGGAACCTGGGCACCATCATCCTCACCAGTGTGGACTCCAGACTTCaaacccccatgtactttttccttcgACACTTGGCTATCACTAATCTTGGCAATTCTACCACCATTGCCCCTAAAATGTTGCTCAACTTCTTGGTTAAGAAGAAAACCATCTCATACTACTGTTGTGCAGCTCAACTAGGTGGATTCTTAGTTTTCGTGGTGGCTGAAATTTTCATACTGGCcgcaatggcctatgaccgttatGTGGCCATTTGCAATCCCCTGCTCTACATGGTGGTGGTATCTCGGCAGATCTGCCTTCTGCTAGTATCCCTCACATACCTCTTCAGCCTTAGCACAGCACTGACTGTCTCTTCCTTTGTGTTCTCTGTGTCATACTGTtcttccaatgtaatcaaccattTTTACTGTGATAACGTCCCTTTGCTAGCCTTGTCCTGTTCTGATACTTACATTCCAGAAACAGCAGTGTTTATATTTTCGGGTATCAATCTGTTTTTCTCCTTGATCATTGTTCTAATATCCTACTTCAACATTGTTCTCACCATTTTGAGGATACAGTCCTCAGAAGGGAGACAAAAAGCTTTTTCCACCTGTGCTTCTCACATGATGGCGGTCACTGTGTTCTATGGGACCCTCCTTTTCATGTATTTGCAACTGAGGACCAACCACTCATTAGATACTGATAAAATGGCCTCAGTCTTTTACACCCTCGTGATACCAATGGTGAATCCCCTcatttacagcctaagaaacaagGAAGTGAAGGATGCACTGAAGAGATTCCTTAATAACCCATGCAAATCGCTCAAACTAATGTAA